From Calothrix sp. PCC 6303, a single genomic window includes:
- the hypE gene encoding hydrogenase expression/formation protein HypE → MLQKPTFQAFSKTSRNSPIKDKFRDQYITLAHGSGGKAMHDLINDIFINAFNNPVLAKLEDQATLDLASLTQYGNQLAFTTDSYVVDPLFFPGGDIGTLAINGTVNDLAMSGAKPLYLTCGFILEEGLSLDILRQVVASMQTAAHQAGVKIVAGDTKVVQRGSADKLFINTAGIGVIPTHINVSTQNIKVGDVLIVNGELGNHGTAILVARGELALATNIESDCQPLNHLVETILDECPEVHAMRDITRGGLATVLNEFSLATGLGICLAESSIPVNEEVRGVCEILGLDPLYMANEGKLVVVVSQENADTVLAAMKSHSMGKNAAIIGEVIDSSGLVFLKTSFGAERIIDMLVGEQLPRIC, encoded by the coding sequence ATGTTACAAAAACCCACTTTTCAAGCTTTCTCAAAAACATCTCGCAATTCACCTATCAAAGATAAATTTAGAGATCAATATATTACCCTTGCACATGGTAGCGGGGGTAAGGCAATGCATGACTTAATTAATGATATATTTATCAATGCATTTAATAACCCGGTTTTGGCTAAATTAGAAGATCAGGCAACTTTAGACTTAGCAAGTTTAACTCAATATGGAAATCAGCTTGCTTTTACCACTGATTCCTATGTTGTAGATCCTCTATTTTTCCCCGGTGGTGATATCGGAACTTTAGCTATTAATGGTACAGTCAATGATTTAGCAATGAGTGGTGCTAAACCTTTGTATCTAACCTGCGGGTTTATTTTAGAAGAAGGTTTATCACTAGATATATTACGCCAAGTTGTTGCTAGTATGCAAACTGCCGCACATCAAGCTGGAGTGAAAATTGTTGCAGGTGACACTAAAGTTGTCCAGCGCGGATCTGCGGATAAATTATTTATTAATACTGCCGGAATTGGTGTTATTCCTACTCATATTAATGTCTCTACTCAGAACATTAAAGTGGGTGATGTGCTAATTGTAAATGGAGAATTGGGAAATCATGGGACAGCTATTCTCGTTGCTAGGGGTGAACTAGCTTTAGCAACAAACATTGAAAGTGATTGTCAACCGTTAAATCATTTAGTTGAAACTATTTTAGATGAGTGTCCAGAAGTTCATGCAATGCGGGACATTACAAGGGGTGGTTTAGCAACAGTTTTAAATGAATTTTCTTTAGCTACTGGTTTAGGAATTTGTTTAGCAGAGTCATCAATTCCTGTGAATGAAGAAGTTAGAGGTGTTTGTGAAATTTTAGGTTTAGATCCCTTATATATGGCAAACGAAGGAAAATTAGTTGTAGTTGTTTCTCAGGAAAATGCTGATACAGTTTTAGCAGCTATGAAATCCCACAGTATGGGAAAAAATGCTGCAATTATTGGTGAAGTAATTGATTCTTCGGGACTAGTATTTTTAAAAACTAGTTTTGGTGCTGAAAGAATTATTGATATGTTGGTGGGAGAACAATTACCAAGGATTTGTTAA
- the hypA gene encoding hydrogenase maturation nickel metallochaperone HypA has product MHELGITQNIIAIVSEHAGEKKVQRVLLEIGKLSVILPDAIRFCFDICSQGTVVEGAKLEIQEVTGLALCRKCGANIILEKPFGRCGCGSQELDIIAGEELKIKEIEVEN; this is encoded by the coding sequence ATGCATGAATTAGGTATTACTCAAAATATTATTGCTATTGTATCTGAACATGCTGGAGAAAAAAAAGTCCAAAGGGTTTTGCTAGAAATAGGTAAACTTTCGGTAATTTTACCTGATGCAATTAGATTTTGCTTTGATATTTGTTCCCAGGGTACAGTTGTGGAAGGTGCAAAATTAGAAATTCAAGAAGTAACTGGTTTGGCACTTTGTCGGAAATGTGGTGCAAATATTATTTTAGAAAAACCCTTTGGTAGATGTGGTTGTGGTAGCCAAGAATTAGATATAATTGCTGGGGAAGAATTAAAAATTAAAGAAATTGAAGTGGAGAATTAA
- a CDS encoding HypC/HybG/HupF family hydrogenase formation chaperone, producing the protein MCLGIPGKIVEISNINHKLAIVDVGGVKRQINIACIVDAEHPVESCVGDWVLVHVGFAMNRINQTEADETLKLLAELAALQAYPQNK; encoded by the coding sequence ATGTGTTTAGGAATTCCTGGAAAAATAGTTGAAATCAGCAACATCAATCATAAGTTAGCAATTGTAGATGTAGGAGGAGTTAAACGCCAAATTAATATTGCTTGTATCGTTGATGCAGAACATCCAGTAGAATCTTGTGTTGGGGATTGGGTATTAGTTCATGTTGGTTTTGCGATGAATCGAATTAATCAAACAGAAGCAGATGAAACTTTGAAATTATTAGCGGAACTTGCAGCACTTCAAGCGTATCCTCAAAATAAGTAG
- the hypD gene encoding hydrogenase formation protein HypD, protein MKYIDEYRDSSKAEIILKEIQKTSNKLERKIKIMEVCGGHTHSIFKYGIENILPTNIELIHGPGCPVCVMPRGRLDKAINISQYPNVIFTTFGDMMRVPGSRNNLLQAKAKGADIRVVYSPLDSLKIAKENPNKEVIFFCIGFETTAPSTALTILQAATENITNFSMFCNHVLVIPALKALLNDPDLQLDGFIGPGHVSMVIGCQPYEFIAQKYQKPIVVSGFEPLDILQSIWMLIQQLTEKRCEVENQYSRVVETTGNQIALNAMAEVFEVRDNFEWRGLGDIPDSGFKIRTKYANFDAESKFVIPDIQVPDHKACQCGKILKGVLKPWQCKVFATACTPENPLGTCMVSSEGACAAYYKYSRFSQENNKSFDEVITSH, encoded by the coding sequence ATGAAATATATAGATGAATATCGAGACTCATCAAAAGCAGAAATTATCCTCAAAGAAATTCAAAAAACATCTAATAAATTAGAACGCAAAATTAAAATAATGGAAGTTTGTGGTGGACATACCCACTCAATCTTTAAATATGGGATTGAAAATATATTACCTACTAATATAGAACTTATACATGGTCCTGGATGTCCAGTATGTGTAATGCCAAGGGGAAGATTAGATAAAGCTATCAATATTAGTCAATATCCAAACGTTATTTTTACGACTTTTGGTGACATGATGCGTGTACCTGGTTCGAGAAATAATTTATTGCAAGCTAAAGCCAAAGGTGCTGATATTCGAGTTGTTTATTCTCCACTTGATAGCTTAAAAATTGCGAAGGAAAATCCAAATAAAGAAGTAATTTTCTTCTGTATTGGATTTGAAACTACAGCACCTAGCACCGCACTAACAATCCTTCAAGCAGCTACAGAAAATATAACTAATTTCAGTATGTTCTGTAACCACGTATTAGTAATTCCAGCTTTAAAAGCTTTACTAAATGATCCTGATTTACAGCTAGATGGATTTATTGGTCCTGGTCACGTTAGTATGGTAATTGGTTGTCAACCCTATGAATTCATTGCTCAAAAATATCAAAAGCCAATCGTAGTTTCTGGTTTTGAACCCTTAGATATTCTCCAATCAATTTGGATGTTAATCCAGCAGTTAACAGAAAAACGCTGCGAAGTTGAAAACCAATATAGTCGTGTTGTAGAAACAACTGGAAATCAAATTGCTTTGAATGCGATGGCAGAGGTTTTTGAAGTTCGTGATAACTTTGAATGGAGAGGATTGGGAGATATCCCAGACTCAGGTTTTAAAATTAGAACTAAATATGCAAATTTCGATGCTGAATCTAAATTTGTGATTCCCGATATTCAAGTACCTGATCATAAAGCATGTCAATGTGGGAAAATTCTCAAAGGTGTCTTAAAACCATGGCAATGCAAAGTTTTCGCTACAGCTTGTACACCAGAAAACCCACTAGGTACTTGTATGGTGTCGTCAGAAGGTGCATGTGCAGCTTATTACAAATATAGTCGATTTTCTCAAGAGAATAATAAATCTTTTGATGAAGTCATAACATCCCATTGA
- a CDS encoding DUF262 domain-containing protein has protein sequence MAESYYFIKDLINDLQRGRIRIPSFQRGFVWDPDRVSYLIDSIYKSFPFGSILLWRTRNPLRTERNLGPYKLPNNDPEYPIDYVLDGQQRITSIFGIFQIILSAEENQDTNWTNLFFELNSQEAVPFKYLDDPNNYDANRFFPLKYVFDSPRYRQVTRNLDEDLAKQIDNLVDIFTQATIPIERFETEERKYVASVFERINRQKIDLDTFDLLSVWNWSEDFDLQEKFREISEELQPFGFKDIGSELLLKCCSAVIMNSSNPSDFIELPGSEVRQKFDEIRTGIHLAIDFLKRELNVFSLKLLPMENILVVLTAFFANPRKQPPPVPQEQYKVIKKWFWRSCLSQRYARGGSKTTDLDLKAVFELKNGRASTLASFDIDIDNNYFVRNTLNMSSIATKTFILLLAQNKPLNFIQGTNISLENVLSQGNRKEFHHIFPKAYLKKSDGNYQDGQINCLANFSILSRTDNNKIKDQPPSKYRLEMPSDSKVLENILTSHLCTIDFFNDDYERFIQTRADSLYIKAHDLSS, from the coding sequence ATGGCTGAAAGCTATTACTTTATTAAAGATTTAATAAATGATTTACAGAGAGGTAGGATTAGGATTCCATCTTTTCAGAGAGGTTTTGTTTGGGATCCAGATAGAGTTTCTTATTTAATAGACAGTATATACAAGAGTTTTCCATTTGGTTCTATATTACTTTGGAGAACAAGAAATCCTTTGCGAACAGAAAGAAATCTTGGTCCATATAAGCTTCCCAATAATGATCCAGAATATCCTATAGACTATGTTCTTGATGGTCAGCAAAGAATAACTTCTATTTTCGGCATATTTCAAATTATTTTGTCTGCTGAAGAAAATCAGGATACAAATTGGACAAACCTATTTTTCGAGCTTAATAGTCAAGAAGCGGTACCATTTAAATATTTAGATGATCCTAATAATTATGATGCAAATCGTTTTTTTCCGTTGAAATATGTTTTTGACTCTCCTCGATATAGACAAGTTACGAGAAATTTAGATGAGGACTTAGCTAAACAGATAGATAATTTGGTTGATATCTTCACACAAGCAACAATTCCTATCGAGCGTTTTGAAACGGAGGAAAGAAAATATGTCGCTAGTGTTTTTGAAAGAATCAATAGACAAAAAATAGATTTAGATACATTTGACTTATTGTCAGTTTGGAATTGGAGCGAAGATTTTGACTTACAAGAAAAATTCCGTGAAATATCTGAAGAATTACAGCCATTTGGATTTAAAGATATTGGTTCTGAATTACTATTAAAATGTTGTTCTGCTGTGATAATGAATAGTTCTAATCCATCAGACTTCATTGAACTTCCTGGTAGTGAAGTCCGGCAAAAATTTGATGAAATAAGAACAGGAATACATTTAGCAATCGATTTTCTGAAAAGAGAGTTGAATGTGTTTTCTCTAAAACTTCTACCAATGGAGAATATTTTAGTTGTTTTGACAGCCTTTTTTGCTAATCCAAGAAAGCAGCCCCCTCCAGTACCTCAAGAACAATATAAAGTTATTAAAAAATGGTTTTGGCGTTCGTGTCTATCTCAAAGATATGCTAGGGGAGGATCTAAAACTACTGATCTAGACCTCAAGGCTGTATTTGAATTGAAAAATGGAAGAGCTAGTACATTAGCAAGCTTTGATATTGATATTGATAATAACTACTTCGTAAGAAATACTTTGAATATGTCTTCTATAGCAACCAAAACCTTTATTCTTCTATTAGCGCAAAATAAACCGCTCAACTTTATTCAAGGAACTAATATATCTTTAGAAAATGTTTTATCTCAAGGTAATCGGAAAGAATTTCATCATATCTTCCCAAAAGCTTATCTAAAAAAATCTGATGGAAATTACCAAGATGGACAAATAAATTGTCTAGCAAATTTTTCAATATTATCAAGAACTGACAACAATAAAATAAAAGACCAGCCACCAAGTAAATATCGTCTAGAAATGCCGTCAGATTCAAAAGTTTTAGAAAATATACTGACATCACATTTATGTACTATTGATTTTTTTAACGACGATTACGAAAGATTCATACAGACAAGGGCAGACTCGCTGTATATAAAAGCACATGACTTGTCTAGTTAA
- a CDS encoding Vat family streptogramin A O-acetyltransferase, producing MEYPDPKVIHPLKEFPQVCFIKNVVSNPNIIIGDYTYYDDPENSEDFERNVLYHFPFIGDKLIIGKFCALATAIKFIMNGANHKLSGFSTYPFAIFGSGWECVAPQPDEFPFKGDTVVGNDVWIGYKAVIMPGVKIGDGAIIAAKSVVTKDVEPYTIVGGNPANRLRQRFPDATIQLLLEIAWWNWDMEKITRNLESIVGADIAALKSCV from the coding sequence ATGGAATATCCAGATCCTAAAGTTATTCATCCCTTGAAAGAATTTCCCCAAGTCTGTTTTATTAAAAATGTCGTTTCCAATCCCAATATCATTATCGGAGACTATACCTATTATGATGATCCGGAAAACTCGGAAGATTTTGAGCGCAACGTACTCTATCACTTTCCCTTTATCGGTGATAAGTTGATTATCGGCAAATTTTGTGCTTTAGCCACAGCTATAAAATTTATCATGAACGGTGCAAATCACAAGCTTTCTGGGTTCTCAACTTATCCATTTGCAATTTTTGGTAGTGGTTGGGAATGTGTAGCACCCCAACCCGATGAATTCCCCTTTAAAGGTGATACTGTAGTTGGAAATGATGTGTGGATTGGATATAAAGCGGTAATTATGCCGGGAGTCAAGATTGGTGATGGTGCGATTATTGCGGCAAAGTCTGTAGTAACGAAAGATGTTGAACCTTACACTATTGTCGGTGGAAATCCAGCGAATAGATTACGACAACGTTTCCCAGATGCAACTATTCAACTTTTACTGGAAATTGCTTGGTGGAACTGGGATATGGAAAAGATTACCAGGAATTTAGAAAGTATTGTGGGTGCGGATATCGCAGCGTTAAAAAGCTGTGTATGA
- the ilvA gene encoding threonine ammonia-lyase, biosynthetic: MLCDYLQLILTARVYDVAQETPLEVAPSLSTRLNNQLLLKREDMQSVFSFKLRGAYNKMANLTPDLLKQGVIAASAGNHAQGVALGAKKLGTRAIIVMPVTTPQLKVDAVKARGGEVVLHGDTYDDAYAYARQLEVEKGLTFIHPFDDPDVIAGQGTIAMEILRQYQQPIHAIFVAIGGGGLISGIAAYVKRIRPEIKIIGVEPVDADAMRQSLQAGHRVRLPQVGLFADGVAVREVGEETFRLCQQYVDEIILVDTDATCAAIKDVFEDTRSIVEPAGALAIAGAKQYVEREGIEGETLIAIACGANMNFDRLRFVAERAEFGEQREAIFAVKIPETPGSLRKFGESIGRRNLTEFSYRIADEQIAHIFVGVQIQNRAERLKMVEAFEECGFSTVDLTEDELTKLHLRHMVGGRSHLAQNELLYRFEFPERPGALMKFVSSMSPNWNISMFHYRNHGADYGRIVVGMQVPPQEMAEWQAFLDQLGYQYWDESHNPAYKLFLG; encoded by the coding sequence ATGCTTTGCGATTACCTGCAATTAATCCTGACTGCCCGTGTATACGATGTTGCCCAGGAAACACCCCTGGAAGTTGCACCAAGCTTATCAACACGCCTCAACAATCAGCTATTACTGAAACGCGAGGATATGCAATCAGTATTTTCCTTTAAGCTGCGTGGTGCTTATAACAAGATGGCGAACCTCACACCCGATCTGCTCAAACAGGGGGTAATCGCGGCTTCTGCGGGAAATCATGCCCAAGGTGTGGCGCTAGGTGCAAAAAAATTGGGAACCCGTGCAATTATTGTCATGCCTGTAACAACACCTCAACTCAAAGTAGATGCAGTGAAAGCACGGGGGGGTGAAGTGGTGTTACATGGGGATACTTACGATGATGCCTATGCTTATGCGCGGCAGTTGGAAGTTGAGAAGGGTTTGACATTTATTCACCCTTTTGATGACCCCGATGTTATCGCTGGGCAAGGTACAATTGCTATGGAAATTCTCCGCCAGTATCAGCAACCAATTCACGCGATTTTTGTGGCGATTGGTGGTGGTGGCTTGATTTCGGGGATTGCAGCTTATGTTAAGCGCATCCGTCCAGAAATTAAAATTATTGGGGTGGAACCTGTGGATGCGGATGCAATGCGTCAATCACTACAAGCTGGACATCGGGTACGGTTGCCCCAGGTGGGTTTGTTTGCTGATGGTGTGGCAGTGCGGGAGGTGGGGGAAGAGACTTTTCGCCTGTGTCAGCAGTATGTGGATGAGATTATTTTGGTGGATACTGATGCTACCTGTGCAGCAATTAAGGATGTATTTGAAGATACTCGCTCCATTGTAGAGCCTGCTGGAGCATTAGCGATCGCAGGTGCGAAGCAATATGTGGAAAGAGAGGGAATTGAGGGAGAAACCTTGATTGCGATCGCATGTGGTGCCAACATGAACTTTGACCGTTTACGGTTTGTTGCCGAACGTGCCGAGTTTGGTGAACAGCGGGAAGCCATATTTGCGGTGAAAATTCCCGAAACACCGGGAAGTCTGCGTAAATTCGGCGAGTCTATTGGTAGACGGAACCTGACAGAGTTTAGCTACCGCATTGCAGATGAGCAAATTGCCCATATATTTGTCGGAGTGCAAATTCAAAACCGCGCCGAACGGTTGAAAATGGTAGAAGCATTTGAGGAGTGCGGTTTTAGTACAGTTGATCTAACTGAGGATGAACTGACTAAGCTACATTTAAGGCATATGGTGGGAGGGCGATCGCATCTCGCTCAGAATGAACTTCTTTATCGCTTTGAATTTCCCGAACGTCCTGGTGCTTTGATGAAGTTTGTTAGTTCTATGAGTCCCAATTGGAATATTAGTATGTTTCATTACCGTAACCATGGGGCAGATTACGGACGGATTGTCGTTGGAATGCAGGTTCCACCCCAGGAAATGGCAGAATGGCAAGCATTTTTAGACCAACTTGGTTATCAGTATTGGGATGAAAGTCACAACCCAGCTTATAAGTTATTTTTGGGATAA
- the hypF gene encoding carbamoyltransferase HypF — protein MPTEEIRVKGIVQGVGFRPTVYRIATDIGLSGEICNDGEGVLIRVAGSDASLDQFVRQLQQESPLLARIESITRSRNDSIEVSRYHGFRISDSVDGANQTQITPDAATCPQCQSEIFDPSSRWFRYPFTNCTHCGPRFSIIRTIPYDRKNTSMGVFSMCPECSREYDDVTNRRFHAQPIACHICGPKAWLERADGKPVTASMFSMLDDVDAVCTLLQKGEIVAIKGIGGFHLACDATNDIAVQKLRQRKGRYDKPFALMARDIRVIEEYCTPNIQELELLTSPAAPIVLLKKKKPEVSNPIAESVSPKQNYWGFMLPYTPLHHLIFKRMNRPVVMTSGNISDEPQCIDNNEARTKLVGIADYFLFHNREIVNHVDDSVVRVVDSQPRIIRRARGYTPTSIKLPLGFEKTPDILAMGGELKNTFCLLRDGKATLSQHLGDLSNYHNFQNYQKTLDLYLDLYDCTPSAIALDKHPEYLSTKLGKDFTTNNQIPTYNIQHHHAHIAACMAENNIPLDTPPILGIALDGLGYGDDGTFWGGEFLLADYKQFQRLAKFKSVAMIGGEKAIYQPWRSLYAHLISNFNWQYLKQEYGDLDLFKFLEDKPLDLMRELVLKKINSPLASSVGRLFDAVAAAIGICREECSYEGQAAMELESLVDINYLNNDKISSYRFSITQVDGIQEIELDLMWLDILKDLSQSKSSKLIASKFHQTLILVLVKVIENLRKCYSINQVALTGGVFQNSILLQQVTKHLKKSNIHVLTHSLIPSNDGSLSLGQAVIAAARSIH, from the coding sequence ATGCCTACAGAAGAAATTCGGGTTAAAGGTATAGTTCAAGGTGTAGGGTTTCGTCCTACAGTATATCGGATTGCGACGGATATTGGCTTAAGTGGTGAAATTTGCAATGATGGGGAAGGAGTTCTGATTCGGGTTGCAGGAAGTGATGCTTCTTTAGATCAATTTGTTCGGCAGTTACAGCAAGAATCTCCCCTTTTAGCAAGAATAGAATCAATCACGCGATCGCGTAATGACTCTATCGAAGTTTCACGCTATCATGGATTTCGGATTTCTGACAGCGTAGATGGTGCAAATCAAACCCAAATCACTCCAGATGCTGCTACCTGTCCACAATGTCAAAGTGAAATTTTTGACCCCTCTAGTCGTTGGTTTCGCTACCCTTTTACCAATTGTACCCATTGTGGTCCCCGCTTTAGCATTATCCGCACTATTCCCTATGATCGTAAAAATACGAGTATGGGTGTATTTTCTATGTGCCCAGAATGTAGTCGAGAATATGATGATGTCACAAATCGTCGCTTTCATGCCCAACCTATAGCTTGCCATATTTGTGGACCAAAAGCATGGTTAGAACGTGCTGACGGTAAACCTGTGACAGCTTCTATGTTCTCCATGTTGGATGATGTTGATGCTGTTTGTACTTTGCTGCAAAAGGGAGAAATAGTTGCTATTAAGGGTATTGGTGGGTTTCATTTAGCATGTGATGCTACAAATGATATTGCGGTGCAAAAATTACGGCAACGTAAGGGAAGATATGATAAACCTTTTGCATTGATGGCAAGAGATATTAGAGTTATTGAAGAATATTGTACTCCCAATATTCAGGAACTAGAATTATTAACAAGTCCGGCTGCACCTATTGTATTACTAAAAAAGAAAAAACCAGAAGTATCTAACCCAATTGCAGAATCTGTTTCCCCAAAACAAAATTATTGGGGTTTCATGTTACCTTATACTCCCTTACATCACTTAATTTTTAAAAGAATGAATCGTCCAGTTGTGATGACAAGTGGAAATATTTCTGATGAACCTCAATGTATTGATAACAATGAAGCCAGAACTAAGTTAGTTGGGATTGCCGATTATTTTCTCTTTCATAACCGAGAAATTGTCAATCATGTTGACGATTCTGTAGTTCGAGTTGTTGATTCTCAACCTAGAATAATTCGTCGTGCAAGGGGATATACACCAACATCAATCAAACTACCATTAGGTTTTGAAAAAACTCCTGACATTTTGGCAATGGGTGGAGAACTTAAAAATACCTTTTGCTTGTTGCGTGATGGCAAAGCAACTTTATCACAACACCTAGGAGACTTAAGCAATTATCACAATTTCCAAAACTATCAAAAAACCTTAGATTTATACCTTGATTTATACGATTGTACGCCAAGTGCGATCGCGCTTGACAAGCATCCAGAATATTTATCTACAAAGTTAGGCAAAGATTTCACAACTAACAACCAAATTCCTACTTATAATATTCAACATCATCATGCTCATATTGCTGCCTGTATGGCAGAAAATAATATCCCTTTAGATACTCCGCCTATTCTGGGAATTGCCCTTGATGGTTTGGGTTATGGAGATGATGGAACCTTTTGGGGTGGAGAATTCTTACTAGCAGATTACAAGCAATTTCAGCGACTGGCTAAATTTAAATCAGTTGCCATGATTGGTGGAGAAAAAGCTATTTATCAGCCTTGGCGTAGTCTATATGCTCATTTAATATCTAATTTTAATTGGCAATATTTAAAACAAGAATATGGTGATTTAGATTTGTTTAAATTTCTCGAAGATAAACCACTTGATTTGATGCGGGAATTAGTTTTAAAAAAAATAAACTCTCCTTTAGCTTCTTCTGTAGGACGATTATTTGATGCAGTTGCCGCTGCAATTGGTATCTGCCGAGAGGAATGTAGCTATGAAGGACAAGCTGCAATGGAACTAGAGTCTTTAGTTGATATTAATTATTTAAATAACGACAAAATATCTAGCTATAGATTCTCTATTACCCAAGTAGATGGTATTCAAGAAATCGAATTAGATTTGATGTGGTTGGATATACTAAAAGATTTATCTCAATCTAAATCATCAAAATTGATAGCATCTAAATTTCATCAAACTTTAATTTTGGTGTTAGTCAAAGTTATAGAAAATCTCCGCAAATGCTACTCAATTAATCAAGTCGCACTGACGGGAGGTGTTTTCCAAAATTCTATTTTACTACAACAGGTAACTAAACATCTAAAAAAAAGTAATATTCATGTATTAACTCATAGTTTAATCCCAAGTAACGACGGTAGTTTGTCATTAGGGCAAGCTGTGATTGCAGCGGCAAGAAGTATTCATTAG
- a CDS encoding DnaJ domain-containing protein — MNKSIPGSVFVVGGTLGGTGISSVVGGMGIAGGFGAMGISTFSMMTAGAIVGTATYGAFKTILQPDAVSFGMMGIGAVGGASVSTAIGGIGLVAPKIGLAVGIGTIPMAGIGAIFGLAAYGIVKMLDTTQHVETPTELFQRMEAKVLDMDNYHAAVLELTDFLSGEDLNRKFANLEIEAELEQLQHKIPKIKQNSETTSLNKQKPEAWKCLHILKGHSAGVNSIAISPDDKIFASGSDDRTVRLWNLETGEWIYMFTGQAGAILSVSFSPDGNAFASAKRSFIASGSIDRTISTWHPKSKKFIRTFFQLNSPYSHDGFVHTIAFSCNGILASAGSDKKIKLWGSYTGELKRALIGHEDAVLAIAFTPDGKTLVSGGADKTIKIWNLDHPTKPKVIDAHSAAVEAVIISPDGETLISGSTDCTIKIWHLPTGELLNTLTQNSIPIKSLAISSDGKILASANHNQIQLWQLESGRLIQTLPGMNPVVFSKNGKTLISGGKYGTIKIWHQRQDWENNTENDIPSGKWWEILGVEITASKSQVKQAYLELAKQFHPDLNTSDAAKIYMQKINQAYQEFQKFYPKNNL, encoded by the coding sequence GTGAATAAATCTATACCAGGAAGCGTATTTGTGGTGGGAGGAACCCTTGGAGGTACGGGTATATCTTCTGTAGTTGGAGGAATGGGGATAGCTGGTGGTTTTGGTGCGATGGGAATTTCTACATTTTCTATGATGACTGCTGGTGCAATCGTGGGAACAGCAACATACGGTGCTTTCAAAACTATTCTACAACCAGATGCCGTCAGTTTTGGCATGATGGGGATAGGTGCGGTAGGTGGTGCAAGTGTTTCCACAGCTATTGGAGGTATCGGATTGGTTGCACCCAAAATCGGTTTGGCTGTTGGAATCGGAACAATACCAATGGCAGGTATTGGGGCTATATTTGGTTTAGCTGCTTATGGTATCGTCAAAATGTTAGATACAACACAGCATGTGGAAACACCTACAGAACTTTTTCAGCGGATGGAAGCAAAAGTTTTGGATATGGATAATTACCATGCAGCAGTATTAGAATTAACAGATTTTTTATCAGGTGAAGACTTAAACCGCAAATTTGCCAACTTAGAAATAGAAGCAGAATTAGAACAATTACAGCATAAAATCCCAAAAATCAAGCAAAATTCCGAAACAACATCCTTAAACAAACAAAAACCAGAAGCTTGGAAATGTTTACATATTCTTAAAGGACATTCGGCAGGAGTTAACTCAATTGCTATTAGTCCAGATGATAAGATATTCGCAAGCGGTAGCGATGATCGGACTGTGAGACTATGGAACCTAGAAACAGGTGAATGGATTTACATGTTTACAGGACAAGCAGGAGCAATTTTATCGGTTTCCTTTAGTCCTGATGGTAACGCGTTCGCGTCAGCGAAGCGTAGCTTTATCGCTTCTGGTAGCATAGACCGTACAATTAGTACTTGGCATCCAAAAAGCAAAAAATTTATTCGTACCTTCTTCCAGCTAAATTCACCATATAGTCATGATGGATTTGTTCATACGATCGCTTTTAGCTGCAATGGTATATTAGCAAGTGCTGGTAGTGACAAAAAAATCAAACTTTGGGGAAGTTACACAGGAGAACTCAAACGCGCTTTAATTGGACATGAAGATGCAGTTTTAGCAATTGCTTTTACCCCAGACGGAAAAACCCTGGTTAGCGGTGGTGCAGATAAAACCATCAAAATTTGGAACTTAGATCATCCTACCAAACCAAAAGTAATTGATGCTCATTCAGCGGCAGTTGAAGCTGTTATAATTAGCCCTGACGGGGAAACCTTAATTAGTGGTAGTACAGATTGCACCATTAAAATTTGGCACCTCCCAACAGGAGAACTACTAAATACCCTCACCCAGAATTCAATTCCGATAAAATCCCTAGCAATTAGTTCTGATGGGAAAATATTAGCCAGCGCCAACCACAATCAAATTCAACTGTGGCAATTGGAAAGTGGCAGATTAATCCAAACTCTCCCAGGGATGAACCCGGTTGTCTTTAGCAAAAATGGTAAAACCCTGATTAGTGGTGGAAAGTACGGTACTATCAAAATCTGGCATCAGAGGCAAGATTGGGAAAACAACACTGAAAATGACATTCCATCAGGTAAATGGTGGGAAATATTAGGAGTTGAAATCACAGCTTCCAAATCCCAAGTTAAACAAGCATACCTAGAATTAGCAAAACAGTTTCATCCGGATTTAAATACTTCTGATGCTGCCAAAATTTACATGCAGAAAATAAATCAAGCTTACCAAGAATTTCAGAAATTTTATCCCAAAAATAACTTATAA